A single genomic interval of Leptospira montravelensis harbors:
- a CDS encoding glycoside hydrolase family 172 protein: MQTDYLKFLIRVRTKFNGFRTKAVFFFLLLVSCVSTNLLFADGWESSLWKDKTYRNQRISSADPTNGNDDFIKIPKKKTVTIAEIKSRGVIKHIWMTLASKDVMARKNAVIRMYWDNHSHPSVEVPLGEFFGQGWGEEYIMNSAPLVAAPKKGKSMNSYFPMPFESGARIEIENESEEDISNFYFYIDYEEWKEPLNSNLRFHAQWNRNTTKPNTTNGKENEWGLLGETEKTVFKKEDYFSVLETEGKGQFIGLNLYVDSPTPLWYGEGDDLIFIDGNQTEANLKGTGTEDVFNTAWSPKEIFMHPYFGYPRVSDSVGWLGRTHLYRFWVESPIRFEKNFLFLLEHGHANSLTLDLISVAYWYQGLNPKPMQVLPKKEFRTNKPEINFRHIHKWRDSFRSEKGYGEIWGHE, translated from the coding sequence ATGCAAACTGATTATCTAAAATTTTTGATTAGAGTGAGAACGAAATTCAATGGTTTTCGAACTAAAGCAGTTTTCTTTTTTTTACTCTTGGTTTCTTGTGTATCCACCAATCTTTTGTTTGCTGATGGTTGGGAGTCTTCCCTTTGGAAAGATAAAACCTATCGTAACCAAAGAATTTCGAGTGCAGATCCCACCAATGGAAATGATGACTTTATTAAAATTCCAAAGAAAAAAACAGTTACAATTGCGGAAATCAAATCCAGAGGTGTGATCAAACATATTTGGATGACCCTTGCCAGTAAAGATGTAATGGCCAGAAAAAATGCTGTGATTCGCATGTATTGGGACAATCATTCTCATCCTTCCGTAGAAGTTCCATTAGGTGAATTTTTTGGACAAGGATGGGGAGAAGAATATATAATGAATTCCGCTCCACTTGTGGCGGCACCTAAAAAAGGTAAATCTATGAATTCATACTTTCCAATGCCTTTTGAATCGGGGGCAAGGATTGAAATTGAAAATGAATCTGAGGAAGATATCAGTAATTTTTATTTTTATATTGATTACGAAGAGTGGAAAGAACCTTTAAATTCCAATTTGCGTTTTCATGCACAATGGAATCGAAATACAACAAAACCTAACACGACGAATGGGAAAGAAAACGAGTGGGGTCTTCTCGGCGAAACAGAAAAAACTGTTTTTAAAAAGGAAGATTACTTCTCTGTCCTCGAAACGGAAGGCAAAGGACAATTTATTGGTCTCAATTTGTATGTGGATTCTCCCACACCACTTTGGTATGGAGAAGGGGATGATCTGATTTTCATTGATGGCAACCAAACAGAAGCCAATCTAAAGGGCACGGGAACCGAAGATGTTTTTAATACAGCTTGGTCACCAAAAGAAATCTTTATGCATCCTTATTTCGGATATCCGCGAGTATCTGATTCTGTTGGTTGGTTGGGAAGAACCCATTTATACCGATTTTGGGTGGAATCCCCTATTCGTTTTGAAAAAAATTTCCTATTCTTATTGGAACATGGACATGCAAATTCCTTGACCTTAGATTTAATCTCTGTTGCTTATTGGTATCAAGGTCTGAACCCAAAACCAATGCAGGTTTTGCCGAAAAAAGAATTCCGTACCAACAAACCGGAAATTAATTTTCGTCATATTCACAAGTGGCGGGATTCATTCCGAAGCGAAAAAGGTTATGGGGAAATTTGGGGTCATGAGTGA
- a CDS encoding HD domain-containing protein, which yields MMKSELKAKLQRTFPKAKTVSSGRLFTRQLSNLVDESIRTLFNEVSEGISLKDHLCLIAVGGYGRRELAPYSDIDLLYLHDGKLSDKILSEIISKVNTFLYNNEKEVGHSCRTIKESFLYLDQIETFHSVLDSRFLVGSEILFQKYKSEFLSKIPEKTINTYNDWKLSYLRERIINSYNPILLSEPNIKSDPLGLRDIQHMYWIEKTNPLADSADGGIFNFYLIGDSLTLLSAYDFLLLTRSALHIISGRKNDRLDLGLQGEVAEYLGFGPKNEIKTLESFMSQFYKAQKDVYFYIGTYLDEKTNRNKKRIQRELSNPESLYDDIIQFFAESQLNEEEPSRIDLNEIRFASHFIDDDFKNQKSVLDTFLGMLRQKKRIGHTLTLMHECNILGKLIPEFGACTNFPLFSYHHQYTVDEHTLLILRELDVLIADLWEDRQVQDVFNECKHIEILALAILIHDAGKVKEGDHSQYGAELALIIAERFRLSEEDTELLRFLVAEHIVMSELSSKRDIYDPKLISSFAKQFSNENTLRLLYILTIIDTKSVGQGVLTNWKKEILHFLFISTITYLQKKEITADTQERIESTLETYLIEKEGLTVEQTEHIVNFGMKIKPSSYLNYNTPRRVFQHFSLLYEWKNSMLPFRMIAEREPAFVTLSIFANADKQMLLYLSGTISSLGLSLVGLRLFRTEENQLILQAQITDEFGSGEIAEQQITDIETTLADCIEGKTNIEDLASTTNIWKTLPQIPDGMVEELVKFANDLSETYSVLEVRVPDSIGLVYRILKTLLDFELDVIFVRISTSADFAYDSFHIQTKSGKKIEDTGLLLAIKEKILSVARVKENQGIMEINF from the coding sequence ATGATGAAATCAGAACTCAAGGCAAAACTGCAACGGACATTTCCAAAAGCCAAAACTGTTTCCTCAGGAAGGCTTTTTACACGCCAGTTGAGTAATCTCGTCGATGAGTCAATCCGCACCCTTTTTAATGAGGTTTCAGAAGGGATTTCCTTAAAAGACCATCTTTGTTTGATTGCTGTTGGTGGGTACGGTCGAAGAGAACTTGCTCCCTACTCAGACATTGATTTACTTTATCTTCATGATGGAAAACTTTCGGACAAAATATTAAGCGAAATTATTTCAAAAGTTAACACATTCTTATACAACAATGAAAAGGAAGTAGGACATTCTTGTCGCACAATCAAAGAATCATTTTTGTATTTAGATCAAATCGAAACGTTTCATTCCGTGCTTGATTCTAGATTTCTTGTTGGTTCCGAGATATTATTTCAAAAATACAAATCAGAATTTTTATCAAAAATTCCAGAGAAAACCATAAATACTTATAATGACTGGAAACTCTCTTACCTTCGAGAACGAATCATTAATTCTTACAATCCCATTTTACTATCTGAACCAAATATCAAATCCGATCCCTTGGGACTACGTGATATCCAACATATGTATTGGATTGAAAAAACAAATCCACTGGCTGATTCCGCAGATGGTGGTATTTTTAATTTTTATTTGATAGGGGATAGTTTAACACTATTATCAGCTTATGATTTTTTACTTTTAACAAGATCCGCCTTACACATCATTAGCGGGCGAAAGAACGATCGTTTGGATTTGGGATTACAAGGTGAAGTGGCAGAATATTTAGGTTTTGGACCAAAAAACGAAATCAAAACTCTCGAATCTTTTATGAGCCAATTTTACAAAGCGCAAAAAGATGTGTATTTCTATATTGGAACTTATTTGGATGAAAAAACCAATCGAAACAAAAAAAGAATCCAAAGAGAATTGTCCAATCCTGAAAGTTTATATGACGACATTATACAATTTTTCGCAGAATCACAGTTAAACGAAGAAGAACCTTCTCGCATTGATTTGAACGAAATCCGATTTGCCTCTCATTTTATAGATGATGATTTTAAAAATCAAAAATCTGTATTAGATACTTTTCTTGGTATGTTACGCCAAAAAAAAAGAATCGGGCATACACTCACTCTTATGCATGAGTGTAACATATTAGGAAAATTAATTCCTGAATTTGGAGCCTGTACAAACTTTCCTCTCTTCAGTTATCATCATCAATATACTGTCGATGAACATACTTTATTAATTTTAAGAGAGTTAGATGTTCTAATTGCTGATTTATGGGAAGATAGACAAGTCCAAGATGTATTCAATGAATGTAAACATATTGAAATACTTGCACTCGCCATCCTCATCCATGATGCAGGAAAGGTAAAAGAAGGAGACCATAGTCAGTACGGTGCAGAACTTGCACTAATCATTGCAGAACGATTTCGACTTTCTGAAGAAGATACTGAATTATTGCGCTTTTTAGTTGCCGAACATATAGTGATGTCAGAACTCTCTTCCAAAAGAGATATTTATGATCCCAAACTAATCTCTTCTTTTGCAAAACAATTTTCAAATGAAAACACCTTGCGTTTGTTATATATTCTAACTATTATTGATACAAAGTCAGTTGGTCAAGGAGTTCTAACCAACTGGAAAAAAGAGATATTACACTTTTTATTTATATCAACTATTACCTATCTTCAAAAAAAAGAAATCACAGCCGATACCCAAGAAAGAATCGAATCCACTTTAGAAACATATTTGATCGAAAAAGAAGGACTAACCGTCGAACAGACCGAACACATTGTCAACTTCGGCATGAAGATCAAACCTTCTTCCTATTTGAATTATAATACTCCGAGAAGAGTATTCCAACATTTTAGTTTACTATATGAATGGAAAAATTCAATGTTACCTTTCCGCATGATTGCAGAAAGAGAACCTGCCTTCGTTACTTTATCCATTTTTGCAAATGCTGACAAACAAATGTTACTCTATTTGTCAGGAACCATTTCCTCTTTAGGACTTAGTTTAGTTGGATTACGATTATTTCGAACGGAAGAAAATCAACTCATTCTACAAGCACAAATTACTGACGAATTTGGCAGTGGTGAAATTGCAGAACAACAAATTACTGATATTGAAACTACCTTGGCAGACTGTATTGAAGGGAAAACCAATATAGAAGATTTAGCATCCACTACAAATATTTGGAAAACTTTGCCACAAATTCCCGACGGAATGGTAGAGGAATTAGTGAAATTTGCCAATGACCTTTCAGAGACTTATTCTGTGTTAGAGGTAAGAGTTCCCGATTCTATTGGGCTTGTGTATCGTATTCTAAAAACATTACTCGACTTTGAACTTGATGTAATTTTTGTTAGGATCTCAACCAGCGCAGATTTTGCTTATGACTCTTTTCATATTCAAACTAAAAGTGGAAAAAAAATCGAAGATACAGGACTACTACTGGCTATCAAAGAGAAAATCCTCTCTGTTGCGCGAGTTAAAGAAAACCAAGGAATCATGGAGATAAATTTTTAA
- a CDS encoding Gfo/Idh/MocA family protein, producing MDKKVRLGVIGTGHMGQYHVNVAKQLSDAELIGIFDANLERANQIAEKHKTKAFPTIEELLAETDALIIAAPTFLHHKIAKQALTAKKHVLVEKPISQTVEEAKELVNLAKQNNLILQVGHVERFNGAVLELGKIAEHPLLIESRRIAPYNSRITDVGVVLDMMIHDIDIVLNLVKSEVTEVKAVGSSVVSNHEDIASVVLTFANGCVASLNASRASQAKIRTLNISQKDSYVFLDFTNQEIELHRQASSTTQLGSGEIKYRQESIVEKIFVHKDNPLKQEHEHFVKCIKGESEPMVKGDSDIKTLEVAYKILEEIHGKK from the coding sequence ATGGATAAAAAAGTCCGACTCGGAGTCATTGGTACTGGCCATATGGGTCAATACCACGTAAACGTTGCTAAACAGCTTTCTGATGCTGAACTCATCGGAATCTTTGATGCCAACTTGGAACGTGCAAATCAAATTGCTGAAAAACACAAAACAAAAGCATTCCCAACAATAGAAGAATTGTTAGCGGAAACCGATGCTTTGATCATTGCAGCACCGACGTTCCTACATCACAAAATCGCTAAACAAGCGTTAACTGCAAAGAAACATGTATTGGTTGAAAAACCAATTTCACAAACTGTAGAAGAAGCCAAGGAACTTGTAAACTTAGCAAAACAAAACAATTTGATTTTGCAAGTAGGACATGTGGAAAGGTTCAACGGAGCAGTTTTAGAACTTGGAAAAATTGCCGAACACCCACTTCTTATTGAATCCAGAAGGATTGCACCTTACAACAGTCGTATCACTGACGTTGGTGTGGTTTTGGATATGATGATCCACGACATTGACATTGTTTTAAATTTGGTTAAGTCAGAAGTGACAGAAGTGAAAGCAGTTGGATCTTCAGTTGTATCGAATCACGAAGACATTGCTAGTGTGGTTTTAACTTTTGCGAATGGATGTGTTGCATCTCTCAATGCTTCTCGCGCTTCCCAAGCAAAAATTAGAACTCTGAATATTTCTCAAAAAGATTCATACGTATTTTTAGATTTTACAAACCAAGAAATTGAGTTACATAGACAAGCAAGTTCAACCACTCAACTCGGAAGTGGTGAAATCAAATACCGCCAAGAATCTATTGTGGAAAAAATCTTTGTTCACAAAGACAATCCACTCAAACAGGAACATGAACACTTTGTAAAATGTATCAA
- the hrcA gene encoding heat-inducible transcriptional repressor HrcA, giving the protein MDLSPRHRSILKALVEEFVSDNKPVGSKTLSEKYDIGVSPATIRSCLAELEEMGFIVARHTSGGRVPTERGYRLYVDSLVTLFELTMREKQRIQEEYLRMQFRLDQVLIATSKVLASLSQSASVVLGPEGSLDTLKHIELIHVNGGEVLMILVMRSGTVLNRNIFFDYHISQETLYQISRYLNDNVKGFDVHEIQSNLIPQMMIQKEGPEGFSLFAPSIARAMGADNQSVDNLYIDGLKNLYENFKDEEEQLENILHLFDEKQFLKDFFSDYVPMDGVYTIIGKDGNEKLGGVTIIATNYRMGEKRIGSMGIIGPQRMNYNKALPLIEFTSKLVSEMITKLSR; this is encoded by the coding sequence ATGGATCTATCCCCTAGACATCGATCTATTTTGAAAGCTTTGGTTGAGGAATTTGTATCGGACAACAAACCGGTAGGATCCAAAACCCTTTCTGAAAAATATGATATCGGAGTCTCACCCGCTACCATTCGGTCCTGCCTCGCAGAACTAGAGGAGATGGGTTTTATTGTGGCAAGACATACTTCGGGTGGGCGTGTTCCCACAGAACGTGGTTACCGGTTGTATGTAGATAGTTTGGTGACTCTATTTGAGTTAACCATGCGAGAGAAACAAAGGATCCAGGAAGAGTATCTGAGGATGCAATTTCGATTGGACCAAGTTCTTATCGCCACATCCAAAGTTTTGGCTTCCCTTTCGCAATCAGCGAGTGTGGTTCTCGGACCTGAAGGGTCACTGGATACACTCAAACATATTGAACTCATCCATGTAAATGGTGGAGAGGTTCTGATGATCCTTGTTATGCGGTCAGGTACTGTGCTTAATCGGAATATATTTTTCGATTACCACATCTCTCAAGAGACTTTGTACCAAATTTCAAGGTATTTGAATGATAACGTCAAAGGTTTTGATGTTCATGAAATTCAAAGTAATCTGATCCCTCAGATGATGATACAAAAGGAAGGTCCGGAAGGATTTTCTTTATTTGCACCATCAATTGCGAGAGCAATGGGAGCAGATAACCAGTCAGTTGATAATTTATATATCGATGGATTGAAAAACCTTTATGAAAACTTTAAGGATGAAGAGGAACAATTAGAAAACATCCTGCATCTATTTGATGAAAAACAGTTCCTCAAAGACTTTTTTAGCGATTATGTTCCTATGGATGGTGTTTATACCATTATAGGAAAAGATGGTAATGAAAAGTTAGGTGGTGTTACCATCATCGCAACTAATTACCGCATGGGTGAAAAGAGGATCGGTTCTATGGGAATCATTGGTCCTCAGAGGATGAATTACAACAAGGCATTACCTTTGATTGAATTCACTTCAAAGTTAGTTTCAGAAATGATTACGAAATTGAGTAGATAG
- a CDS encoding sensor domain-containing diguanylate cyclase: MSEINTDVFVREIVSQSIDAIVVLDTSGKILFSNLALQSLTGFSEDELYHKTFSFLFPPNEKGEQNSIETFVSSKDSHYIAGFLKELELVTKPKGTIPVEIRAFTIHNDNEMYYAAIIRDVRERRRLEEQKNVLINSLKRLAYMDELTMLPNRRSFSESLQKTVATVKRRNRESVLAVLDIDHFKVINDTYGHDIGDLVLKKMANIFVDCLREEDTVGRIGGEEFGCILPDTTTEGATIVLDRLRESVESHRFFIFDNYYLNITLSIGYTKVHPLQKPEEILKLADIALYQAKNHGRNQIQVYPV; this comes from the coding sequence ATGAGTGAGATTAATACAGATGTGTTTGTAAGAGAAATTGTCTCACAATCCATCGATGCTATCGTTGTTTTAGATACGAGTGGTAAAATACTTTTTAGTAATTTAGCATTACAATCGTTAACTGGTTTTTCCGAAGACGAATTATACCATAAAACGTTTTCTTTTCTTTTTCCTCCAAATGAAAAAGGAGAACAAAACTCAATAGAAACCTTTGTTAGTTCTAAAGATTCACACTATATAGCTGGATTTTTAAAAGAACTGGAGCTTGTCACCAAACCCAAAGGAACCATTCCTGTAGAGATCCGCGCTTTTACCATTCACAATGATAATGAAATGTACTATGCGGCCATCATTCGTGATGTTCGTGAACGAAGAAGATTGGAAGAACAAAAAAATGTTCTGATCAATAGTTTGAAACGTTTGGCTTATATGGATGAACTCACCATGTTGCCGAACCGACGTTCCTTTTCCGAAAGTTTACAGAAAACAGTGGCCACTGTCAAAAGACGCAATCGGGAATCGGTCCTAGCAGTCCTTGATATCGATCATTTCAAGGTCATTAACGATACCTACGGTCATGACATTGGAGATTTGGTTCTCAAAAAAATGGCCAATATCTTTGTGGATTGTCTCAGAGAAGAGGACACTGTGGGTAGGATTGGGGGAGAAGAGTTTGGTTGTATCCTTCCTGATACAACCACAGAAGGAGCGACCATTGTCCTGGACCGCCTTCGCGAATCCGTAGAAAGCCATCGTTTTTTTATTTTTGATAACTATTACCTCAACATCACCCTTAGCATTGGTTACACCAAGGTGCATCCTCTCCAAAAACCAGAGGAAATTTTAAAGTTAGCGGATATTGCGCTCTACCAAGCCAAGAACCACGGTCGTAACCAGATCCAAGTCTACCCAGTGTGA
- the grpE gene encoding nucleotide exchange factor GrpE — protein sequence MAEETNGSVDEQNVSVEEGQTISDEAIEQAVEGAEKELDNAKKEIETLKDSWLRERAEFQNYKRRTANDLLNARKESIKKFAEGLTGALDNLERVSNVPNQTPEVMAFVEGIKMVQKEFYSVLEKEGIKRLDPKGMPFDPMLMEAIASEESAEFTEETVVETYQAGYYHEEGENKQSIRPARVKVGKPQS from the coding sequence ATGGCAGAAGAAACAAACGGGTCCGTTGATGAACAAAATGTGTCGGTCGAAGAAGGACAGACCATCTCGGATGAAGCCATTGAACAAGCGGTAGAAGGTGCTGAGAAAGAACTCGATAACGCTAAAAAGGAAATCGAAACTTTAAAAGATTCTTGGTTAAGAGAACGTGCGGAGTTTCAAAACTACAAACGTAGAACCGCAAACGACTTGTTAAATGCAAGAAAAGAATCTATCAAAAAGTTTGCGGAAGGACTGACAGGTGCTTTGGACAATTTGGAACGAGTATCCAATGTTCCGAACCAAACACCCGAAGTAATGGCTTTCGTAGAAGGAATCAAGATGGTTCAAAAGGAATTTTATTCCGTATTGGAAAAAGAAGGAATCAAACGTTTAGATCCGAAAGGAATGCCGTTTGATCCTATGCTTATGGAAGCAATTGCTTCTGAGGAAAGTGCAGAGTTTACAGAAGAGACTGTTGTGGAAACTTACCAAGCTGGTTATTACCATGAAGAAGGTGAAAACAAACAATCGATTCGTCCTGCACGTGTGAAAGTGGGAAAACCACAAAGTTAA
- the dnaK gene encoding molecular chaperone DnaK, whose product MSKEKIIGIDLGTTNSCVAVMEGGDPVVIQNSEGARTTPSIVAFTAKGETIVGQFAKNQAITNAVNTIRSAKRFIGRRFNEAGDESKMVSYKVIRAGNDGVKFETVSGEFTPQEIAARVLQKMKKTAEDFLGHEVKKAVVTVPAYFNDEQRQATKDAGRIAGLEVERIINEPTAAALAYGFDKKKTSAKIAVYDLGGGTFDVSILELGDGVFEVKSTNGDTHLGGDDFDNVVMQWMIDEFKKQTGIDISGDKNTVQRLKEAAEKAKIELSGTSSTQINLPFITADASGPKHLDMTLTKAKFDEITRSLVERTRIPCINALKDAGLSASEIDEVILVGGSIRIPAVQALVKEIFGKEPNKSVNPDEVVAVGAAIQGGVLAGDVTDVLLLDVTPLSLGIETLGGVMTKLIERNTTIPTRKSQVFSTAADSQTTVSVHVLQGEREMASANRTLGRFDLVGIPSAPRGVPQIEVTFDIDANGIVHVSAKDLGTGKEQKIRIESSSGLSEEEIKKMVKDAEAHAEEDKKLREAADTKNELEAIVYQLEKTIGESADKLDESEKQRAQDEIKRGREAMESGDVERMKASRDSIQEVAMQIGQKIYSQAGPEAGAPGADQAGAAGQGASESSAGGEKVVDADYTVVDEDKK is encoded by the coding sequence ATGTCTAAGGAAAAAATTATAGGTATCGATTTAGGAACCACTAACTCTTGTGTGGCGGTTATGGAAGGTGGAGATCCTGTTGTCATTCAAAACTCTGAAGGGGCAAGAACCACTCCTTCTATTGTTGCTTTTACCGCAAAGGGTGAAACCATTGTAGGTCAGTTCGCAAAGAACCAGGCAATTACGAATGCAGTAAACACAATCCGTTCTGCGAAACGTTTTATCGGTCGTCGTTTTAACGAAGCTGGTGACGAATCCAAGATGGTATCTTACAAAGTGATCCGTGCTGGAAATGATGGTGTGAAATTTGAAACCGTTTCTGGTGAATTCACTCCACAAGAAATTGCGGCTCGTGTTCTTCAAAAAATGAAGAAAACTGCGGAGGACTTTCTTGGTCATGAAGTAAAAAAAGCAGTAGTAACTGTTCCTGCTTACTTCAATGACGAACAAAGACAAGCAACAAAAGACGCAGGTCGTATTGCAGGTCTCGAAGTAGAACGTATCATCAACGAACCAACAGCGGCAGCACTTGCTTATGGTTTTGATAAGAAAAAAACCAGCGCAAAGATCGCCGTATACGACTTAGGTGGTGGAACCTTTGACGTTTCTATCCTAGAACTTGGTGACGGTGTATTCGAAGTAAAATCCACAAATGGGGACACTCATCTTGGTGGTGACGACTTTGATAACGTGGTCATGCAGTGGATGATCGATGAATTCAAAAAACAAACGGGAATTGATATTTCTGGAGATAAAAACACAGTACAACGATTGAAAGAAGCTGCTGAAAAAGCTAAAATCGAGTTGTCTGGAACTTCTTCCACTCAAATCAACCTTCCGTTCATCACAGCTGATGCTTCTGGTCCAAAACATTTGGATATGACACTCACCAAAGCAAAGTTTGATGAAATCACAAGATCTCTTGTAGAAAGAACTCGTATTCCATGTATCAATGCATTAAAAGATGCAGGTCTTTCTGCTAGCGAAATTGATGAAGTTATCCTTGTGGGTGGATCAATTCGTATCCCTGCGGTGCAAGCTCTTGTAAAAGAAATTTTTGGTAAAGAACCAAACAAATCTGTGAACCCTGATGAAGTGGTAGCCGTTGGTGCTGCGATCCAAGGGGGAGTTCTTGCAGGTGATGTTACTGATGTATTGTTACTTGATGTAACTCCACTTTCACTTGGGATTGAAACTCTCGGTGGTGTGATGACAAAACTCATCGAAAGAAACACAACCATCCCTACTAGAAAGTCACAAGTGTTCTCTACTGCTGCGGACAGCCAAACAACAGTTTCGGTTCATGTATTACAAGGGGAACGTGAGATGGCTAGTGCTAACAGAACCCTCGGTCGTTTTGACTTAGTAGGAATTCCATCGGCACCAAGAGGAGTACCTCAAATCGAAGTAACATTTGATATCGACGCAAACGGTATCGTCCATGTATCTGCGAAAGATTTAGGAACAGGAAAAGAACAAAAGATTCGTATTGAATCTTCTTCCGGACTCTCTGAAGAAGAAATCAAAAAGATGGTAAAAGATGCAGAAGCACACGCAGAAGAAGATAAAAAACTTCGCGAAGCGGCTGATACTAAAAACGAATTGGAAGCTATTGTTTACCAATTAGAAAAAACCATCGGTGAATCTGCTGACAAACTCGACGAATCAGAAAAACAAAGAGCACAGGACGAAATCAAACGCGGCCGTGAAGCTATGGAATCTGGTGACGTGGAAAGAATGAAAGCATCTCGTGATTCCATCCAAGAAGTCGCAATGCAAATTGGACAAAAGATTTATTCACAAGCGGGTCCTGAAGCCGGTGCTCCTGGTGCAGACCAAGCTGGTGCTGCGGGACAAGGTGCAAGTGAGTCTTCTGCCGGTGGCGAAAAGGTAGTCGATGCGGATTACACCGTAGTTGATGAAGATAAAAAATAA
- the dnaJ gene encoding molecular chaperone DnaJ: protein MSDRGYYEVLGVSKGASDDEIKSAYRKLAIKYHPDKNKGDKEAEEKFKEATEAYEVLRDAQKRAAYDQFGKAGVNAGAGGGYGTGAYTDFSDIFGDFGDIFSEFFGGGGGGGSRGGGRRSGPQRGSDLRYNLEVSLEDAALGKEYKIEIPRLETCVDCSGSGASKGSSPTVCPDCSGTGQVRRTQGFFSVTTTCPRCKGKGKVISNPCKTCKGEGLTEKRRTIHIKIPAGVESGSRLKVSGEGESGPNGGPSGDLYVVTHIKKHPTFERQGNDLIVQKTISLSMACLGGEIEVPSIDGKTINLKIPEGTESGQIFRLKGHGIPYLGSYGKGDQHVIIKVEIPKKLSKKQRELMEEFARESGEKVGSGGKSKLFFR, encoded by the coding sequence ATGAGCGACCGTGGTTACTACGAAGTATTAGGCGTTTCGAAAGGTGCCTCTGATGATGAGATCAAGAGCGCCTATCGTAAGTTAGCCATTAAATATCACCCTGACAAAAATAAGGGTGATAAAGAAGCGGAAGAAAAATTCAAAGAGGCTACAGAAGCCTATGAAGTGTTACGTGACGCGCAAAAACGTGCAGCTTATGACCAATTTGGTAAAGCAGGCGTAAACGCCGGAGCTGGTGGAGGATATGGAACAGGGGCTTATACAGACTTCTCTGATATCTTTGGCGACTTCGGTGATATCTTCAGTGAATTTTTCGGAGGCGGAGGTGGTGGCGGTAGCCGCGGTGGTGGAAGAAGGTCCGGTCCTCAAAGGGGATCGGATCTCCGTTATAATTTAGAAGTTAGTTTAGAAGATGCCGCACTTGGAAAAGAATATAAAATAGAAATTCCAAGACTCGAAACCTGTGTGGATTGTTCAGGTTCAGGAGCATCAAAAGGATCTTCTCCTACAGTTTGTCCTGATTGTTCGGGAACAGGCCAAGTAAGAAGAACCCAAGGATTTTTTAGTGTAACAACCACTTGCCCTCGTTGTAAAGGAAAAGGAAAAGTCATTTCCAATCCTTGTAAAACTTGTAAGGGCGAGGGCCTAACAGAGAAAAGACGAACCATTCATATTAAAATCCCAGCTGGTGTTGAATCGGGAAGCCGACTTAAAGTTTCTGGGGAAGGGGAGTCTGGACCAAATGGTGGCCCAAGTGGTGATTTGTATGTAGTCACTCATATCAAAAAACACCCGACCTTTGAACGCCAAGGAAACGATTTGATCGTTCAAAAAACAATTTCATTGTCCATGGCTTGCCTTGGTGGTGAGATTGAAGTGCCTTCGATTGACGGAAAGACCATCAACTTGAAAATTCCGGAAGGGACAGAGAGTGGACAAATCTTCCGATTGAAAGGACACGGAATCCCATACCTTGGTTCATACGGCAAAGGGGACCAACACGTAATCATTAAAGTTGAAATTCCTAAGAAACTTTCTAAAAAACAGAGAGAACTGATGGAAGAATTTGCCCGTGAGTCCGGCGAAAAGGTCGGCAGTGGCGGAAAATCTAAGTTGTTTTTCCGCTGA